In one Notolabrus celidotus isolate fNotCel1 chromosome 1, fNotCel1.pri, whole genome shotgun sequence genomic region, the following are encoded:
- the tmcc1b gene encoding transmembrane and coiled-coil domains protein 1b, which translates to MDQGSSEQSPEEPDAGGRVEPEAGRRASESEHGLSKITHNALENMGALGHGLKHFFQPQRRRSSVSPHDSVSACTGAPTSEPTEVGSEVGDNPASAALPVDSENSATSAPPAALSRVLQQIRGAPPMMKRGTSLQSRRSKVGGSGDPPQKGSPQIHRRSTHEALLQAGRPRSSSTTDTPTSPALDMLLTSGYHSTEEPDKLDRYDGSGPAVSPNALPYGADGYDVVDSTPDPQRTKQAIAQLQQKILKLTEQIKIEQTARDDNVAEYLKLANNADKQQSARIKQVFEKKNQKSAQTIQQLQRKLEHYHRKLREVEHNGIPRQPKDVFRDMHQGLKDVGAKVTGGLSSFSQATHSAAGAVVSKPREIASLIRHKFGSADNIAALKDSLDESQGDEGVAPGGTRTLGTGQLQSSPKYGSDEDCSSATSGSAGANSTTGAPGGPPSSKGNTLEHGQASGFDAILHEIQELRDNQGRLEESFENLKTHYQRDYTMIMEALQEERYRCERLEEQLNDLTELHQNEILNLKQELASMEEKIAYQSYERARDIQEALEACQTRISKMELQQQQQQVVQLEGLENATARTLLGKLINVLLAVMAVLLVFVSTVANCVVPLMKTRSRTLSTLLLVILLAFLWRHWEAISEYLNRFLLHPR; encoded by the exons ATGGATCAGGGTAGTAGTGAGCAGAGTCCAGAAGAACCAGATGCAGGTGGGCGAGTGGAGCCGGAGGCCGGCAGGAGGGCCTCGGAGTCAGAGCACGGCTTGTCCAAAATCACCCATAATGCCCTGGAGAACATGGGAGCGTTGGGCCATGGCCTGAAGCACTTCTTCCAGCCACAGCGCCGACGCTCCTCCGTTTCCCCACATGACTCCGTCTCTGCCTGCACGGGTGCCCCTACCTCCGAACCCACTGAAGTGGGGTCAGAGGTGGGGGATAATCCTGCCTCCGCGGCCCTGCCCGTGGATTCTGAAAACTCTGCCACTTCCGCCCCTCCCGCAGCTCTGAGCAGAGTTCTGCAGCAGATCCGAGGTGCTCCACCAATGATGAAGCGAGGCACCAGCCTGCAGAGCCGCCGCAGCAAGGTGGGGGGCTCTGGGGATCCTCCCCAGAAAGGAAGCCCGCAGATCCACAGGCGCAGCACCCACGAGGCCCTGCTTCAGGCTGGGCGGCCACGCTCCTCCTCGACCACGGACACACCCACAAGCCCCGCCCTTGACATGCTGCTTACCTCGGGTTACCACTCAACTGAGGAGCCAGATAAG CTGGATCGATATGATGGATCAGGCCCTGCTGTGTCACCCAATGCCCTCCCATACGGTGCAGACGGGTATGATGTAGTCGACAGTACCCCAGACCCACAGCGAACTAAGCAGGCCATCGCCCAGCTACAACAAAAGATCCTGAAGCTCACAGAACAAATCAAAATTGAACAAACCGCACGCGATGACAATGTGGCCGAGTACCTGAAACTGGCTAATAATGCAGACAAACAGCAGAGTGCACGCATCAAGCAGGTGTTTGAGAAGAAGAACCAAAAGTCAGCTCAGACTATCCAGCAACTGCAGAGGAAGCTGGAGCATTACCACCGAAAGCTCCGAGAGGTGGAGCACAACGGTATCCCTCGCCAGCCCAAAGACGTTTTCCGAGACATGCATCAGGGGCTGAAAGATGTTGGAgccaag GTGACAGGTGGCCTCTCCAGTTTCTCTCAAGCCACTCACTCTGCAGCTGGAGCCGTTGTGTCAAAGCCAAGAGAAATCGCCTCTCTCATTCGCCACAAGTTTGGCAGTGCGGATAACATTGCAGCCCTGAAAGATTCCTTGGATGAATCCCAGGGAGATGAAGGTGTGGCTCCTGGGGGAACTAGGACCCTTGGGACCGGACAGTTGCAGTCCAGCCCAAAATATGGAAGTGATGAGGACTGTTCTAGTGCTACGTCAGGCTCTGCTGGAGCCAACAGCACCACTGGAGCACCTGGGGGTCCCCCTAGCTCCAAGGGCAATACCCTTGAACATGGCCAGGCCTCAGGCTTCGATGCTATACTCCATGAGATTCAAGAACTCCGGGACAACCAGGGTCGATTGGAGGAGTCCTTTGAAAACTTAAAAACTCACTATCAGCGAGACTATACCATGATCATGgaggctctgcaggaggagcgaTACAG GTGTGAACGTTTAGAAGAACAGCTCAATGACTTGACAGAACTGCACCAGAATGAGATTCTTAACTTGAAACAGGAACTAGCGAGTATGGAGGAGAAGATTGCTTATCAATCTTATGAAAGAGCGAGAGACATTCAG GAGGCGCTGGAGGCATGTCAGACACGTATCTCCAAGATggaactgcagcagcagcaacagcaagtGGTGCAGCTTGAGGGTTTGGAGAATGCCACAGCAAGAACTCTACTTGGAAAGCTAATCAATGTGCTGCTAGCTGTCATGGCGGTCCTTTTAGTGTTTGTGTCCACTGTGGCCAACTGTGTTGTCCCCTTAATGAAAACACGCAGCCGCACACTTTCTACACTTCTTCTTGTGATCCTCCTGGCCTTCCTCTGGAGGCACTGGGAGGCTATTTCGGAGTACCTGAATCGCTTTCTTCTGCACCCCAGATGA